The following nucleotide sequence is from Mechercharimyces sp. CAU 1602.
AGAAAATATTTCTATAAGTAAAATTACCGTTGCACTTCCAGTAAGTGTGGCTCCTACAATGCTCATCGCTAAATCAAAGCCCCTTTCCCTCCTTATGAAAATAACATTTTGCAAAAAACCAAACAGACATAAGTAGGCAAGCATAGAGTATACCCAATTTAAATTACTTGACCACATTGCCATTATTACACAAGCTATTATAATAATCGGATAGGTACGATCAAACCACTTTCTTATTACTTCCTTCTTGTCTGAGTTTATTTTACTCATTATTCCATCTCCTTTCATTGCACACTAAAATATAAATTCTAAATATTAGTTGACAAATAATATATTATTCGGGGGTGAAATGCTATCCATTCAAACTTATGGGTGGATATTATTCTTAGTTTTAACATTAGGTTCAATATCTAGTTTACTACTATACAACAAGGGACACCAAGCGTGCTCTTATTATGATAGAGGATAGATACCATGAGTAAAGTGGTTTGTTGTATCACTCATCCCATATCTTCTTCCTTTCTAGTACATAGTCCATCAGCCCCAAAGCCACTTCGCCCTTCTCTGGAACGATCCCCTCAAAGGGTAGCCTGTAATCCTTGTCGTAGAAGTAGACGTAGCCATCCATGTAATAGAATCGCAACTTCCCTTGCTGTAACGTAACGGGCTTCCACTTCTCAAATATGAACCATAACAGCCGATCAACAACGTGCTTCTCCAGTTGCCGATGCTTGCAGGCTTCACGGATATGTCCCTTCCCTAGATCTACATGCCCATCACGGCACGTCCAGACCTTCTTTAGCCCTCCTTAGCCTGATGGATGATCGCTTTTTCATTTACTACTTCCGTTGTGTTGCCTCGAAGCCGTTCATTCTCCACCTCCAACTGCTCCACTCGCTCTCGAAGCTCATTTGCAAGTTGGATTGCATTTTCATTCTTATCCATAAGGTCCCTTACGGCGGGTGCATTGTTATCGATGAACGCTTGAAGAGCCTCATCCGTGATCCGCCATCCGTCCTTTCTCGTCTTAGGTGGGATGCCTTCTATCTTCCCTTGTATAAGTCAACAAAAAAGAACGCTGATTTCTCAACGTTCCTCATGCACTAATCAATTTTGATGAACCCCTCGGAGTTTGTTTCGACAAAACCAAAAAATCATTACGACAGTGAATGTCGATGCAAACGCTCCTAAGTAATACCCAGCCAGTTGGAGTGAAACACCCTCACTCTCCGCCTCAAAACGTGCAATGTTGTAGCCCGTCGTGGGATGCTTATAAAGCGTGTAGATGATGAACAGAGGTAATGCCATCATAAGCGATGACATAACTACCGCTTTCATCCTTCCCAAATTTATTTTTCTCATGTTTGATCCGTCGCTCCCCTACCGTAAACTCTCTCACCAGCCCCACAGTTGCTAACTGATTTCTCTAATCACCAAAAAGAACCCTTCCAAAGCCGTAGATTGATGAAAGTGAAATCCAGGGGTCACGGTACCCAAAAAGTGTAAAAAGGGCACAGTGGCCCTTCATTGGAGAGAATTTGTTGCACGTTTGTATGATGTCCGCGCGAGTAAAGCCAACCTCTGATAATGTCTTAATAATACTGGCATCGTGTGAAGGTAGCTAAATCATATTATCATCCAATAATTTTTTCGCTTCTTCTTTATACACCAGACCAACCTATTGGCTGGTTAATTTTTGGCTATTTAAAATGACCGCTTAACGGATTTTACTGTTCCGTTACTCCCCAAACCCCAACACACCATAAGTACACGACCGATAGGTAAACCTGTTCTAATAACAGGTTTACAGTATGATATTACCCTCATCCCAAACGATGCCTAATTGATATCATATTGTCGAGCTGCTTGTTTAATAATCACTTTGATTTAATTTTCAATATCAGGAATTTTTTTGGCTGTTATAAAGGTTTTTATTTTTTGCGTGATTTCGGATTTCAAAAAATCATTCTTATCTGTAATGAGGATACGAAAATAAATTGATTTACTTATCAATTCCTTTATCAGGGGGGATGAGTTTAAAATCTCAGGGACTTTGTCCGTTGAAAGTCCTATTCTATGGGAAATCATTAGAACCAAGCCCATCCCTTTCTCTTCATGGTCTAATTCTATCAGTTGCAGATCAGCTTCCGTGAGTTGCTCTTCTGAGGCAACCGAAAGAACTCGCACAAACTCAAAGATTGAAATCGACGTTCCAAGGATGTTTCTTGATGTAGGCACTCGACCATGTAAATGCAAAACGTCTCCCCTGTACCCACAAGGACATAAGACACCTTTTTCAAGTTCGCCAACATCACTCATCTTATGATTATATAAATGGCTCTGGTTTGGGTGTCGGACAGTTACACTAAGCTCATGGTTAACCGGGTTACTAGATAACTCGACATGTTCATAAATATGATAGTCATTACCAGCAAGAGATGAACACTGAAATCCTATAGGTCCGGTCTCCTGAGATGTGTAGGCAAGAGGCTTAATGCAAACCCCTGGAATTAGTGTCTGAACTTTTTCAAGGAGGATAGTTGAGATTTATTCTCAGAACACAAAAGACGGTTCAAAAAACTGGGAAGGCAAATGATTGTGTCAATAGAGAATGTGTCTATAGCCTCACATAAAGCATCTTTATCAACAATAGATGCAAAAGGATAATATTCTACTTGGAGCAAACGACAAATCTCATGAGCAAATAGAAAACCACCCCAAAGGTTACCAGCAGCACCCAGACAGTTAGCGACAGACGAAACTGATAGATCTCTAAACAAAGGTGACAAGACTTTGGCCGCCGTGGAAGTTACAAACTGATAATTCTCCCATGGATGTTCGACAGTTCGGGATTTCCCCGTAGTCCCACCGGTTGCAAATACTATGACCGACATTGGACCTAGACCTCCTTTGTGATGACCCTTTTTAAAAAAATGAATGAAGCAATTGCTGCAGAAAACACTGCAATAAATATAAATGAAGGAACATGTTCTGGTATATTTTCGATTGCAACACCTGTAATCCATGAACCAAATGCTGAGCCAGCATTTGATAAGATAACTATATAACTAAACAATACTCCAGATGGAATTTCTGAATTAATGCCACTGGCCTTAACATAAATTTCAGGGATAATCACTGATTCATAAATACTGTATGCAACCAAAGCAATGACGGCTATATATACAGAACCAAGCAAATAAATAGAAGAAAAAGCACCACATATCACAATAAATCTCGAGATCCAACGCTCATTAAATGTCTTTAATTTTGCAACAACGCCCTGCCATAGACAGATAGTGACCCCAACAATAGAGAAAAAGAAACCGGAATACCCTTCAAGTTCTGGGCTTATTT
It contains:
- a CDS encoding long-chain fatty acid--CoA ligase, translating into MSVIVFATGGTTGKSRTVEHPWENYQFVTSTAAKVLSPLFRDLSVSSVANCLGAAGNLWGGFLFAHEICRLLQVEYYPFASIVDKDALCEAIDTFSIDTIICLPSFLNRLLCSENKSQLSSLKKFRH